From Melitaea cinxia chromosome 3, ilMelCinx1.1, whole genome shotgun sequence, one genomic window encodes:
- the LOC123669676 gene encoding piggyBac transposable element-derived protein 4-like, with protein sequence MKSIYSPGKQLSLDESMVLWRGRLLFRQYIKNKRFKYGIKLYVLAEPDGTVLKYQVYAGANDETSGQGHASKIVFKLLEERLDRGHHVYMDNYYNSYGLALKLLDRQTYCTGTIRKNRKDNPVEIGTIPLKKGENKSLFSNGVHIGKWRDKRYVLYLSTEHDDEMLETTSKRGSVVLKPSAIVHYNNFMSGIDLQDQMLSYYPIQRKTLRWYKKLFIHMLQMSLSNAWHLYNKYSSVDKLNLYDFRLKLLERLLPDPNEINRRQVLKKKHVLTKIEKTRTRIKRIGRIEKETTEVVRKECRGCRALKKRVQTIYECKQCEGSPGFCTKCFSEQHS encoded by the coding sequence ATGAAATCTATTTACAGTCCGGGTAAACAACTGTCATTGGATGAATCCATGGTCTTGTGGCGTGGTAGACTTCTATTCAgacagtatataaaaaataaaagattcaaATATGGTATAAAACTGTATGTTTTAGCAGAACCCGATGGCACCGTTCTAAAATATCAAGTGTACGCTGGTGCCAATGATGAAACTTCAGGCCAAGGTCATGCTAGcaaaattgttttcaaactTTTAGAAGAAAGATTAGATCGCGGCCACCATGTGTACATGGATAATTATTACAACTCTTATGGGTTGGCTCTCAAATTGCTGGACCGACAGACATATTGCACAGGAACAATAAGAAAAAATCGAAAAGATAATCCGGTTGAAATTGGAACTATCCCGTTGAAGAAAGGTGAAAACAAATCTTTGTTCTCGAACGGCGTCCATATTGGTAAGTGGAGGGACAAACGTTACGTATTGTATTTATCTACGGAACATGATGACGAGATGTTGGAAACTACATCCAAAAGGGGTTCTGTGGTGTTGAAGCCGTCGGCAATTGTccactataataattttatgtcagGTATAGACCTGCAAGATCAGATGCTGTCTTATTATCCAATACAAAGAAAGACGCTGCGTTGGTATAAGAAGCTGTTTATACACATGCTGCAAATGAGCCTCAGCAATGCATGGCatctttacaataaatatagttCAGTGGATAAGCTTAACCTTTACGATTTCCGTTTGAAATTACTGGAAAGGCTTCTACCAGATCCCAATGAAATCAACCGGCGCCAAGTTCTCAAAAAAAAGCACGTGCTTACCAAAATTGAAAAGACCCGAACGAGGATAAAGAGAATTGGAAGAATCGAGAAAGAAACAACTGAAGTTGTCCGAAAAGAATGCAGAGGATGTAGAGCCCTGAAAAAGCGAGTCCAAACAATTTATGAATGTAAACAATGCGAAGGTTCTCCAGGGTTCTGCACAAAGTGTTTTAGTGAACAACACTCCTAA